In Alteromonas mediterranea DE, a single genomic region encodes these proteins:
- a CDS encoding assimilatory sulfite reductase (NADPH) flavoprotein subunit, which yields MSQDSNSNSAPGAVLNEQQWNAITQAIAGLNRDQLTWVSGYAAGMAAAQGGSIAPALQSAPAVGAGDAPTLTILYGSQTGNAKGLAAQCQAKAEEAGFNSKLVSMADYKPRNLKSETHVAVFVSTHGEGDAPDDAIELHEFLAGKKAPKLANTKYAVVGLGDSSYEFFCQTGKDFDERLGKLGGKAIIERLDCDVDYEAEAQAWLAKLIESLKEDFSAAPQTAVAAQTGAAVQGVAAQTYTKKAPFKATLIESQKITGRDSIKDIRHIEISLEDSGITYQPGDALGVWFKNAPSLVSELISILSLNGDAEVTVGDATMSLTDALTSKLELTLSYPNFIKSYQAATGSETLATLMEDKAQLRTYMAERQIIDIARDHPGKISEQQLVEALRPLTPRLYSIASSQAEVEEEVHLTVAHVDYEAFGHRHQGGASGFLCEYLEENGEVDVFVENNDNFRLPADPNTPVIMVGPGTGIAPFRSFMQERDVQGAEGKNWLFFGNPHFTQDFLYQVEWQGYVKEGLLDKITLAFSRDQEEKVYVQHRLLEHGKEVYEWLEQGAHFYVCGDAMHMAKDVENALITIVQEHGGKSEADAKAYIVELRKAKRYQKDVY from the coding sequence ATGTCACAAGATTCTAATTCGAACTCAGCGCCAGGCGCGGTATTAAACGAACAGCAGTGGAATGCGATTACGCAAGCCATTGCAGGCTTAAATCGTGATCAACTTACTTGGGTAAGTGGCTATGCAGCAGGCATGGCGGCTGCACAAGGCGGTTCGATTGCACCAGCATTGCAAAGTGCTCCAGCAGTCGGTGCTGGTGACGCGCCAACGCTTACTATTTTGTACGGGTCGCAAACCGGTAACGCAAAAGGTTTAGCGGCTCAGTGTCAAGCTAAAGCTGAAGAAGCGGGCTTCAACAGCAAGCTAGTTAGCATGGCAGATTACAAGCCACGTAACTTGAAGTCGGAAACCCACGTTGCAGTATTTGTTAGTACTCACGGGGAAGGCGATGCACCGGATGATGCCATTGAACTGCACGAGTTTTTGGCAGGCAAGAAAGCGCCAAAACTTGCCAATACCAAATATGCTGTAGTGGGGTTAGGTGACAGCAGTTACGAGTTCTTTTGCCAGACAGGTAAAGATTTTGATGAGCGCCTAGGTAAACTGGGTGGCAAAGCGATTATTGAGCGTCTTGACTGTGATGTTGATTATGAAGCTGAAGCACAAGCGTGGTTAGCTAAATTAATCGAGTCGTTAAAAGAAGACTTTAGTGCAGCACCGCAAACTGCGGTAGCGGCACAAACTGGCGCAGCAGTGCAAGGTGTTGCGGCGCAAACTTACACCAAAAAGGCACCGTTCAAAGCAACCTTAATTGAGTCTCAAAAAATCACAGGGCGTGATTCAATCAAAGACATCCGCCATATCGAAATAAGCTTAGAGGATAGCGGCATTACTTACCAACCAGGCGATGCGCTTGGTGTTTGGTTTAAAAATGCGCCGTCGTTAGTATCTGAACTTATTAGCATATTGTCGTTAAACGGTGATGCAGAGGTAACTGTGGGTGACGCAACTATGTCACTTACTGATGCATTAACTTCAAAGCTAGAATTAACGTTAAGCTACCCTAACTTTATTAAGTCGTACCAAGCAGCAACAGGCTCTGAAACGCTAGCGACGCTCATGGAAGATAAAGCGCAGCTTCGCACTTATATGGCCGAGCGTCAGATTATCGATATTGCTCGCGACCACCCAGGTAAGATTTCAGAACAGCAGCTGGTTGAAGCACTTCGCCCGCTTACCCCACGCTTGTATTCAATTGCGTCAAGCCAAGCAGAAGTTGAAGAAGAAGTTCATTTAACTGTGGCGCACGTTGATTATGAAGCGTTCGGCCATCGTCACCAAGGTGGTGCGTCGGGTTTCCTTTGTGAGTATTTAGAGGAAAACGGTGAAGTTGATGTGTTTGTTGAAAACAACGACAACTTCCGCTTGCCGGCTGATCCGAATACTCCTGTTATTATGGTGGGACCAGGCACAGGTATTGCACCGTTTAGATCGTTTATGCAAGAGCGTGACGTACAAGGCGCTGAAGGCAAAAACTGGTTGTTCTTTGGCAACCCACACTTTACGCAAGATTTCTTGTATCAAGTAGAGTGGCAAGGTTACGTTAAAGAAGGCCTGCTAGATAAAATTACGCTGGCGTTCTCCCGTGATCAGGAAGAGAAAGTATACGTTCAACACCGTTTACTTGAACACGGTAAAGAGGTGTACGAATGGCTAGAACAGGGCGCACATTTCTATGTGTGTGGCGATGCAATGCACATGGCGAAAGATGTTGAAAATGCCCTAATTACTATAGTGCAAGAGCACGGCGGTAAGTCAGAAGCCGATGCCAAAGCCTATATTGTAGAGTTACGAAAAGCGAAGCGTTATCAGAAGGATGTCTATTAA
- a CDS encoding TIGR04219 family outer membrane beta-barrel protein produces MKKGLIAAALGCALFSVSSQADTIAGVYVGAQVWQTDTQGGFADSNNTADFNFDDETNTALYIAFEHPVPFLPNVKVNHTTLDNSGTTTLDSTFTFDGELFSESTTVNTDIELDATDFILYYELFDNDLVSFDLGVNAKYIDGALFVVDTASDTSGSAEFSGIVPMAYSKVQLGLPFTGLSAYFEGSYLSFDDHELSDYQAAVQYSFIESLAVDMTLQVGYRNVTVDIEDLDDVYADMEFDGVFAGLELHF; encoded by the coding sequence ATGAAAAAAGGTCTTATAGCTGCCGCATTGGGATGCGCATTATTTTCAGTTTCATCTCAAGCAGACACTATCGCAGGCGTTTATGTTGGTGCTCAAGTTTGGCAAACCGATACCCAAGGTGGCTTTGCTGATAGCAATAACACAGCCGACTTTAATTTTGATGATGAGACCAATACGGCGCTATATATTGCCTTTGAACATCCAGTGCCTTTCTTGCCTAACGTTAAGGTTAACCACACTACGCTAGACAATTCAGGTACCACAACGCTAGATTCAACGTTCACGTTTGATGGCGAACTGTTTTCTGAAAGTACGACGGTAAATACAGATATAGAGTTAGATGCAACAGACTTTATTCTGTACTACGAGCTGTTTGATAATGACTTAGTAAGCTTTGACCTCGGTGTGAATGCAAAATATATCGACGGAGCATTATTTGTCGTTGATACAGCGAGTGATACAAGCGGTTCAGCAGAGTTTTCAGGTATTGTGCCTATGGCCTATTCCAAAGTTCAGTTAGGCTTACCTTTTACCGGTTTGTCAGCGTACTTTGAAGGTAGCTATTTGTCGTTTGACGATCACGAGTTAAGTGACTATCAAGCAGCCGTTCAATATTCGTTTATTGAAAGTTTAGCCGTTGATATGACACTTCAGGTGGGTTACAGAAACGTAACAGTAGATATAGAAGACCTTGATGACGTGTATGCAGACATGGAATTTGACGGTGTATTTGCTGGTTTAGAGCTTCATTTCTAG
- a CDS encoding DUF2333 family protein: protein MRQSINSKRIAIVAVVIFLLFWLIGWYWSLSPDTFDIRKRLEQNSSVENPTNIAGYTLTTTMIDVSETLLNKPGGYLSNDVIPPSVFLDNMPAWEFGALEMVRDLALSMRKDFSRSQSQSIENPYLTKAHPKFNMDHKSWALPSSESSYAEGIELLKKYRDELANTRNSDSQFYTRADNLREWLKQVEKRLGSYSQRLSASVGSARINTDLAGDANAKQSTPSINQRVVQTSWWKLDNNFYEARGATWALLHFLKAVEIEFNDVLEDKNALVSLQQIIRELEATQQSVFSPMILNGSGFGMLANHSLVMANYISRANAALIEISELLNQG from the coding sequence ATGAGACAATCAATTAACTCAAAACGGATAGCGATTGTCGCTGTGGTGATTTTTCTTCTGTTCTGGCTTATCGGGTGGTATTGGAGCCTTTCGCCAGATACTTTTGATATAAGAAAGCGTTTAGAACAAAACTCATCAGTAGAAAACCCAACGAATATTGCGGGTTATACACTTACAACCACCATGATAGACGTGTCTGAAACCTTGCTTAATAAACCTGGTGGTTATCTTTCAAATGACGTTATTCCCCCTAGCGTCTTTTTAGACAATATGCCAGCGTGGGAGTTTGGAGCATTGGAGATGGTGCGCGACTTAGCGCTTTCAATGCGCAAAGACTTTAGCCGCTCACAGTCTCAATCGATTGAAAACCCTTACCTTACTAAAGCTCATCCCAAATTTAATATGGACCATAAAAGTTGGGCATTACCGTCTTCTGAATCTAGCTATGCTGAAGGTATTGAGCTTCTGAAAAAATACCGCGACGAGCTGGCAAACACGCGAAATTCAGATAGTCAATTTTATACGCGTGCAGACAATCTGCGCGAATGGTTGAAGCAGGTAGAAAAACGCCTAGGTAGTTATTCACAAAGATTAAGTGCCAGCGTAGGATCTGCTAGAATTAATACAGATTTAGCTGGCGATGCTAATGCGAAACAATCTACGCCTAGCATCAACCAACGCGTTGTTCAGACAAGCTGGTGGAAGTTAGATAATAATTTTTATGAAGCGCGTGGGGCAACATGGGCTCTACTACATTTCCTTAAAGCTGTAGAAATTGAATTTAACGATGTGCTTGAAGATAAGAACGCATTAGTGAGTCTTCAGCAAATTATTCGCGAACTGGAAGCAACACAACAGTCTGTATTCAGTCCGATGATTTTAAATGGCAGTGGCTTTGGTATGTTAGCGAATCACTCTCTAGTGATGGCAAACTATATTTCTCGCGCAAACGCTGCTTTAATTGAAATATCAGAACTTCTTAATCAAGGATAA
- a CDS encoding PspC domain-containing protein produces MKVPTQKRIYRDLDAGIISGVCAGVARYFDIDAVWVRAAAVLGLFMATPITLVAYVAAVILLPRLV; encoded by the coding sequence ATGAAAGTACCGACGCAGAAACGTATTTATAGAGATCTTGATGCTGGAATTATTTCTGGTGTGTGTGCAGGCGTTGCACGCTATTTTGATATAGACGCAGTATGGGTAAGAGCGGCGGCGGTGTTGGGGCTGTTTATGGCCACACCTATTACGCTTGTTGCGTATGTTGCTGCGGTTATCTTATTACCGAGGCTAGTGTAA